From one Flavobacterium sp. N502536 genomic stretch:
- a CDS encoding penicillin-binding protein, producing the protein MAVEDKHISYRIYLVAVFIFVMAIAIVVKLTNIQWVEGDYYRKLAKQRTVRNFVIPANKGNIYSADGSLLATSIPNYEIRFDAKAPKTETFEKYVKALSDSLATVLDRPGGYYEQELRKARANKNRYYLIARNLSYTEYVKIKGFPLFSLGAFKGGIIVEQETVRKHPIGKIAERTIGYDRIDPATGVEVGKGIEWAFKSYLNGKDGKILKQKIAKGQWKPIRDVNEVDPQDGFDVVSTIDVFIQDIAHHALLKQLEEYEADHGCVVVMETETGHVKAISNLGRSEDGSYYETTNYAIAESHEPGSTFKLVDLMAILEDKVADTSTVYDSHGGEMRYYGRAVRDSHRGGYGKISLARGFEVSSNTVMVQAVYENYKSNPSKFVDHINSYGLNKTLGLHFKGEGRPYIPQPGDKHWSGVSLPWMAFGYGVSVTPMQTLALYNAVANNGVMVKPQFVSEIKEWNKTIKKFDVEVINPKVCSQETINKVRAVLLNVVKKGTGSKLYSKDFSMAGKTGTAQVNYGGKEGKSALYYASSFVGYFPAEHPKYSCIVVVHKPNTSKNNYYGADVSGPVFKRIAQKIFTDAPSTNKIKRLDSRIPKQDNSYNKYTAEANKKLNQVPDLKGMPGMDAVALLENLDLKVRVIGVGKVKKQSIQPGQNISKNAIIVLELS; encoded by the coding sequence ATGGCAGTAGAAGATAAACATATATCCTACAGAATTTACCTCGTAGCAGTTTTCATCTTTGTGATGGCAATTGCTATTGTTGTTAAGTTGACCAATATTCAATGGGTAGAAGGAGATTATTACAGAAAACTGGCGAAACAGCGTACCGTTAGAAATTTTGTAATTCCGGCAAACAAAGGAAACATCTATTCGGCTGACGGAAGCTTGCTGGCGACATCAATCCCTAATTATGAAATTCGATTTGATGCTAAAGCTCCAAAAACGGAGACTTTTGAGAAATATGTAAAAGCATTATCCGATTCGTTAGCAACTGTTTTAGATCGCCCGGGTGGATATTATGAGCAGGAATTAAGAAAAGCAAGGGCAAATAAAAACCGTTATTATTTGATTGCCCGTAATTTGAGTTATACCGAATACGTGAAAATAAAAGGCTTCCCTTTATTTAGTTTAGGAGCTTTTAAAGGAGGAATTATTGTTGAACAGGAAACGGTAAGAAAACATCCGATCGGGAAAATTGCGGAAAGAACCATTGGTTACGACCGTATTGATCCGGCAACCGGAGTCGAAGTAGGTAAAGGGATTGAATGGGCTTTTAAAAGTTATCTGAACGGTAAAGACGGTAAGATTTTAAAGCAAAAAATAGCCAAAGGACAGTGGAAACCAATTCGTGATGTCAATGAAGTTGATCCTCAGGATGGTTTTGATGTAGTGTCGACCATTGATGTTTTTATTCAGGATATCGCACACCATGCCTTATTGAAACAGTTGGAAGAATACGAGGCCGATCATGGTTGTGTAGTGGTGATGGAGACTGAAACGGGTCATGTAAAAGCGATTTCCAATTTGGGAAGATCAGAAGACGGATCGTATTATGAAACCACAAATTACGCTATAGCCGAGTCGCATGAACCGGGATCGACTTTTAAACTGGTCGATTTAATGGCGATTTTGGAAGATAAAGTAGCCGATACAAGTACGGTTTATGACAGTCATGGAGGAGAAATGAGGTATTACGGACGCGCTGTTCGTGATTCGCACAGAGGAGGTTACGGAAAAATTTCGCTGGCACGTGGATTTGAAGTTTCTTCCAATACCGTAATGGTTCAGGCAGTGTATGAAAACTATAAAAGCAATCCGTCAAAATTTGTAGATCATATTAACTCGTACGGATTAAATAAAACATTAGGCTTGCATTTTAAAGGAGAGGGAAGACCTTATATACCACAACCCGGAGACAAACATTGGTCGGGAGTTTCACTTCCGTGGATGGCTTTTGGTTACGGAGTTTCGGTAACACCTATGCAAACACTGGCGCTTTACAATGCAGTTGCCAACAATGGGGTGATGGTTAAGCCGCAGTTTGTTTCTGAAATAAAAGAGTGGAACAAAACCATCAAGAAATTTGATGTAGAAGTAATCAATCCGAAAGTATGCTCGCAGGAAACCATTAACAAAGTAAGAGCGGTATTGCTTAATGTGGTTAAAAAAGGAACCGGTTCTAAATTGTATTCGAAAGATTTTTCGATGGCAGGAAAAACCGGAACAGCACAGGTGAATTATGGAGGGAAAGAAGGAAAGTCGGCGTTGTATTATGCATCCTCTTTTGTGGGATATTTTCCGGCCGAACATCCTAAATACTCTTGTATTGTAGTCGTGCATAAGCCTAATACATCAAAAAATAATTATTACGGAGCAGACGTTTCAGGGCCGGTTTTCAAAAGAATCGCTCAAAAAATATTTACAGACGCACCTTCAACAAATAAAATAAAAAGACTGGATTCAAGGATTCCAAAACAAGACAACAGTTATAACAAGTATACCGCAGAAGCCAATAAAAAATTAAATCAGGTTCCGGATTTAAAAGGAATGCCGGGAATGGATGCTGTTGCATTGTTAGAAAACCTAGATTTAAAAGTAAGGGTTATTGGAGTAGGAAAGGTGAAAAAACAGTCTATTCAACCGGGACAAAACATTAGTAAAAACGCAATTATAGTTTTAGAATTATCGTGA
- a CDS encoding UDP-N-acetylmuramoyl-L-alanyl-D-glutamate--2,6-diaminopimelate ligase, whose product MKILKDILYKVAIESVTGSTEIDIHKIDFDSRKIEANDVFVAIRGSLSDGHDYIEKGIQLGAIAVICDTLPENIEKGITYIKVKDTNAALAFMAANFFGNPSEKLKLVGVTGTNGKTTIASLLFQLFQKAGFKVGLLSTVKIMVDNTEFPATHTTPDSITINHYLNEMIEAGVTHCFMEVSSHGIHQKRTEALHFVGGIFTNLSHDHLDYHPTFAEYRDVKKSFFDSLPKTAFVLSNIDDKNGSVMLQNTVARKFTYALKSYADFKAQILESQLSGLLLKVNDNEVWVKLIGTFNAYNVLAIYGTAVELGMDSLEALRLLSDLESVSGRFQYIVSEGNITAIVDYAHTPDALDNVLKTINDIRTKNEQLITVVGCGGNRDKTKRPIMAKIATDLSDKAILTSDNPRNEDPEVILDEMEKGVEAHNYKKILRISDRKQAIKTACQLAQPNDIILIAGKGHETYQEINGVRHHFDDMETVKEILEQLGK is encoded by the coding sequence GTGAAAATACTGAAAGACATATTATATAAAGTAGCGATTGAATCTGTAACAGGTTCAACAGAAATCGATATACACAAAATTGATTTTGACTCGAGAAAAATTGAAGCAAATGATGTTTTTGTGGCTATTCGCGGATCACTTTCAGATGGTCACGATTATATTGAAAAAGGGATTCAGTTGGGTGCTATTGCAGTTATTTGCGATACGCTGCCTGAAAACATCGAAAAAGGAATTACCTATATTAAAGTAAAAGATACCAATGCGGCTTTGGCTTTTATGGCGGCTAATTTCTTCGGAAATCCATCCGAAAAATTAAAATTGGTTGGAGTTACCGGTACAAACGGAAAAACAACCATTGCATCATTATTGTTTCAGTTGTTTCAAAAAGCAGGTTTTAAAGTGGGGTTATTGTCAACCGTGAAAATCATGGTAGATAATACCGAATTTCCTGCAACACATACCACACCGGATTCTATTACAATCAATCATTATCTGAATGAAATGATAGAAGCGGGTGTAACACATTGTTTCATGGAAGTAAGTTCGCATGGAATTCACCAAAAACGAACTGAAGCCTTACATTTTGTGGGTGGGATATTCACGAATTTGTCGCACGATCATTTGGATTACCATCCCACTTTTGCCGAATACAGAGATGTGAAAAAATCTTTTTTTGATTCGTTGCCAAAAACAGCTTTTGTCTTATCAAACATCGATGATAAAAACGGAAGTGTGATGTTACAAAATACAGTGGCTCGAAAATTTACCTATGCTTTAAAATCATATGCCGACTTTAAAGCGCAGATTCTGGAAAGCCAATTGTCGGGTTTATTGTTGAAAGTAAACGATAATGAAGTTTGGGTAAAACTAATCGGAACTTTTAATGCTTACAACGTTCTGGCAATTTATGGTACAGCTGTAGAATTAGGAATGGATAGTCTTGAAGCGTTGCGCTTACTGTCTGATTTAGAAAGTGTTTCGGGACGTTTTCAGTATATTGTTTCAGAAGGAAACATCACAGCGATTGTTGATTATGCCCACACGCCGGATGCTTTAGACAATGTTTTAAAAACAATTAACGACATCCGTACCAAAAACGAACAGCTGATTACAGTTGTAGGTTGTGGCGGAAACAGAGATAAAACGAAACGACCAATTATGGCAAAAATTGCTACAGATCTTAGTGATAAGGCAATTTTAACCTCAGACAATCCAAGAAACGAAGATCCTGAAGTGATTTTAGACGAGATGGAAAAGGGGGTTGAGGCTCATAATTATAAAAAGATATTGAGAATTTCCGATCGAAAACAGGCTATTAAAACGGCTTGTCAATTGGCACAGCCCAATGATATTATCTTAATTGCCGGTAAAGGTCATGAAACTTATCAGGAGATAAATGGAGTACGTCATCATTTTGATGATATGGAAACGGTAAAAGAAATTTTAGAACAACTAGGGAAATAA
- the murD gene encoding UDP-N-acetylmuramoyl-L-alanine--D-glutamate ligase produces MRLVVLGGGESGVGTAILGKKKGYEVFVSDFGKIKESYKEVLIINKIAWEEEQHTEDLILNADVVMKSPGIPEKSPIVKKLVAAGVKVISEIEFAKPFTEALTIGITGSNGKTTTTMLTHYLLKSAGLNVGLGGNIGKSFAWQVAENKYDAYVLELSSFQLDGIIDYRPDIAIITNISPDHLDRYEYKYENYINSKFRITMNQTESDYLIYDADDEAIAGWLKNNKTKAKLIPFSLTEKLNEGASINNNKMEIKINQEEFTMETEHIALEGKHNMKNAMAASSVAKLMQIRNATIRESLSNFQGVEHRLEKVLKIQNVQYINDSKATNVNATFFALDSMNVPTVWIVGGVDKGNDYNELMSLVREKVKAIICLGIDNHKIINAFGNVVDIMVEVNNMNDAVKTAQRLTEKGDAVLLSPACASFDLFESYEDRGRQFKQAVHNL; encoded by the coding sequence ATGAGATTGGTAGTTTTAGGTGGAGGAGAAAGCGGTGTAGGTACTGCTATTCTCGGAAAGAAAAAAGGATACGAGGTTTTTGTATCGGATTTTGGAAAGATAAAAGAAAGTTATAAGGAAGTTCTTATCATTAATAAAATTGCCTGGGAAGAGGAACAGCATACAGAAGACCTGATTTTAAATGCCGATGTGGTGATGAAAAGTCCGGGGATTCCAGAGAAATCTCCCATCGTAAAAAAACTGGTAGCAGCCGGAGTAAAAGTGATTTCGGAAATCGAATTTGCAAAACCTTTCACAGAAGCGCTGACGATCGGGATTACAGGTAGTAACGGTAAAACTACTACAACGATGCTGACCCATTATTTACTGAAGTCGGCGGGTTTGAATGTAGGTCTGGGTGGAAATATTGGAAAAAGTTTTGCCTGGCAGGTTGCCGAGAATAAATACGATGCCTATGTACTTGAGCTGAGTAGTTTTCAGCTGGACGGAATTATTGATTACAGACCCGATATAGCCATCATAACCAATATTAGTCCGGATCATTTAGACCGATACGAATATAAATATGAGAACTATATCAATTCGAAGTTTCGAATAACAATGAATCAAACCGAGAGTGATTATTTGATTTATGATGCAGATGATGAGGCGATTGCAGGATGGTTGAAGAACAACAAAACAAAAGCAAAATTAATTCCTTTTTCATTGACTGAAAAATTAAATGAAGGGGCTTCTATAAATAACAACAAAATGGAAATAAAGATCAACCAAGAAGAGTTTACAATGGAAACAGAACACATTGCGTTAGAAGGAAAACATAACATGAAAAACGCAATGGCAGCAAGCTCTGTAGCGAAGTTGATGCAAATTAGAAATGCAACAATTCGCGAAAGTTTATCGAATTTTCAAGGTGTTGAGCACCGTTTAGAGAAGGTACTTAAAATTCAGAATGTACAATACATCAACGATTCAAAAGCGACCAATGTTAATGCTACTTTCTTTGCTTTAGACAGTATGAATGTGCCAACAGTATGGATTGTTGGTGGAGTGGATAAAGGAAACGATTACAACGAATTGATGTCATTAGTTCGCGAAAAAGTAAAAGCGATCATCTGCCTTGGAATTGATAATCATAAAATTATCAATGCTTTCGGAAATGTGGTTGATATCATGGTTGAAGTAAATAATATGAACGATGCTGTAAAAACAGCACAGCGTTTAACAGAAAAAGGAGATGCCGTTTTATTGTCACCGGCCTGCGCAAGTTTCGATTTATTCGAAAGCTACGAGGATAGAGGAAGACAGTTTAAGCAAGCGGTTCATAACTTGTAG
- a CDS encoding FtsL-like putative cell division protein, with protein sequence MKSGVFDILKARFLINDDAVKNWRFIVFIILLAILMIANTQRYEQKVFEIAKLNNEVKELRSEFVDRRSELMKLKMESTISDKMLEKQIFPSTVPPIKIEVKKEEEKSFFKRIWQ encoded by the coding sequence ATGAAAAGTGGTGTATTTGATATATTAAAAGCAAGATTTCTGATCAATGATGATGCAGTAAAAAACTGGCGTTTCATTGTTTTCATTATTCTGCTTGCAATTCTGATGATTGCCAATACACAGCGTTACGAACAGAAGGTTTTTGAAATTGCAAAACTGAACAACGAAGTAAAAGAATTGCGATCTGAATTTGTAGACCGTCGTTCAGAATTGATGAAGTTAAAAATGGAATCCACGATATCGGATAAAATGCTTGAAAAGCAAATTTTTCCATCAACGGTTCCTCCAATTAAAATAGAAGTAAAAAAAGAAGAAGAAAAAAGTTTCTTTAAAAGAATATGGCAGTAG
- the mraY gene encoding phospho-N-acetylmuramoyl-pentapeptide-transferase, with product MLYYLFEYLDKTLDVPGTGVFQYITFRSALALMLSLLLSTIYGKRIINFLRNQQVGETVRELGLAGQNEKAGTPTMGGLIIIFATLVPVLLFARLHNIYIVLLIVTTLWMGTIGFVDDYIKIFKKDKQGLKGIFKVIGQVGLGIIVGSVLYFNPAVTVRTDTGRTDIFKASGTNTTVVLPAPMEEKSTATTIPFVKNNEFDYAEILAWTGEGYEKWAWLIFIPVVIFIITAVSNGANLTDGIDGLAAGTSAVSVLALGIFTFLSGNIIFSNYLNIMYIPNSGEMTVFISAFVGALIGFLWYNSYPASVFMGDTGSLTIGGIIAVLAIAVRKELLIPLLCGIFLVENFSVVLQVSYFKFTKKRFGEGRRIFLMSPLHHHYQKKGYHESKIVTRFWIVAIMLAILSIVTLKLR from the coding sequence ATGCTATACTATTTATTTGAATATTTAGACAAAACATTAGATGTGCCGGGAACGGGAGTTTTTCAGTACATCACTTTCAGATCGGCTTTAGCATTGATGCTTTCATTGCTTTTGTCAACGATTTACGGAAAAAGAATTATAAACTTTTTACGTAATCAGCAAGTTGGTGAAACGGTTAGAGAGTTAGGTCTTGCAGGTCAGAATGAAAAAGCAGGAACTCCGACAATGGGGGGACTGATTATCATTTTTGCGACGCTGGTACCGGTTTTGTTGTTTGCTCGTTTGCATAATATTTATATTGTATTGCTTATTGTTACCACACTTTGGATGGGAACAATTGGTTTTGTAGACGATTACATCAAAATATTCAAAAAAGACAAACAAGGACTGAAAGGAATTTTTAAAGTAATCGGACAGGTTGGTTTAGGGATCATAGTAGGATCTGTGCTTTATTTTAATCCTGCTGTAACCGTTAGAACAGATACGGGAAGAACAGATATTTTTAAAGCATCAGGTACTAATACGACGGTAGTTTTGCCGGCGCCTATGGAAGAAAAGTCAACTGCTACGACAATTCCTTTTGTAAAAAATAACGAATTCGACTATGCCGAAATCTTAGCCTGGACAGGTGAAGGGTATGAAAAATGGGCCTGGTTAATTTTTATACCGGTTGTGATTTTTATTATCACAGCAGTTTCAAACGGTGCCAACTTAACAGACGGTATTGACGGACTCGCCGCAGGAACTTCGGCAGTCTCGGTCCTGGCACTCGGAATATTCACATTTCTTTCCGGTAATATCATTTTTTCAAATTATCTGAATATCATGTATATCCCGAACTCAGGAGAGATGACGGTTTTTATCTCCGCATTTGTAGGGGCACTAATTGGTTTTCTTTGGTACAACTCTTATCCGGCTTCGGTTTTTATGGGAGATACGGGAAGTTTAACTATCGGAGGAATTATTGCAGTGTTGGCAATTGCAGTTCGTAAAGAACTATTGATTCCGTTATTATGTGGAATCTTTTTGGTAGAAAATTTCTCTGTGGTTTTGCAGGTGAGTTATTTCAAATTTACCAAAAAGCGTTTCGGTGAAGGCCGCAGAATTTTCCTCATGTCGCCATTGCATCATCACTATCAGAAGAAGGGATATCATGAGAGTAAAATCGTAACCCGATTTTGGATTGTTGCCATCATGTTAGCCATATTATCAATCGTTACTTTAAAATTAAGATAG
- a CDS encoding FtsW/RodA/SpoVE family cell cycle protein, with protein sequence MKELVNKLKGDRVIWSFVALLALFSFMPVFSASSNLAYIGHGTGNTLGYLVKHLAHVCIGFLIIYWVHRVPYHYFRAISKIALPIVWFLLLYTLLKGTVIAGANASRWIQVPFIGITFQTSTLAASILFIFVARYLSKTKDENEPFQASLIQLWLPVFITLALILPANFSTTALIFSMVIMLTFIGKYPLKYIGFIIGSGIAMFAFFLLVAKAFPESRFFSRVSTWGSRIENFTTDKPDEDDYQIEKAKIAIASGKLGGLGPGKSVQKNFLPQSSSDFIYAIIVEEYGLVGGVSILVLYLLLLFRFVIASHKANTLFGKLVVVGLGFPMIFQAMINMAVAVELLPVTGQTLPLISSGGSSIWMTCFSLGIIISVTKKEEEIAEEQEEKERRKEALQRLIDKELSEEDLPADEKIYEEEGMYSIEDNSRNPMNAVLNK encoded by the coding sequence ATGAAAGAGCTGGTGAACAAACTAAAAGGAGACAGGGTAATATGGTCATTCGTGGCTTTATTGGCGTTGTTTTCGTTTATGCCTGTTTTTAGTGCGAGTAGTAATCTGGCCTATATTGGGCATGGTACCGGAAACACTTTGGGGTATTTGGTAAAACACCTGGCTCACGTGTGTATTGGTTTTCTGATTATTTATTGGGTACATCGCGTGCCGTATCATTATTTCAGAGCGATTTCAAAAATTGCCTTGCCGATTGTTTGGTTTTTATTGCTTTATACCTTGTTAAAGGGTACTGTTATTGCGGGGGCAAACGCGAGTCGTTGGATTCAGGTTCCTTTTATCGGAATTACGTTTCAGACATCTACTTTGGCAGCTAGTATATTGTTCATTTTTGTGGCGCGATACCTGTCTAAAACCAAAGATGAGAATGAACCGTTTCAGGCCTCGTTAATACAGCTTTGGCTGCCGGTTTTTATTACACTGGCACTTATTTTACCGGCGAACTTTTCGACTACTGCGTTGATCTTTTCCATGGTAATTATGTTGACATTTATTGGGAAGTATCCCTTAAAATATATTGGGTTTATCATTGGTTCCGGAATTGCAATGTTTGCGTTTTTCCTTTTGGTGGCGAAAGCGTTCCCGGAGTCCAGATTCTTTAGCAGGGTTAGTACCTGGGGGAGTCGTATAGAAAACTTTACTACTGATAAACCGGATGAAGATGATTATCAGATAGAAAAAGCAAAAATTGCAATTGCATCTGGAAAACTGGGAGGTTTAGGTCCAGGGAAAAGTGTTCAGAAGAACTTTTTACCACAGTCTTCTTCCGATTTTATTTATGCGATTATTGTAGAAGAATACGGTTTGGTGGGTGGAGTGTCCATTTTGGTTTTGTATTTATTACTGTTGTTCCGATTTGTGATCGCCTCGCATAAAGCCAACACCTTATTTGGAAAACTCGTCGTCGTCGGACTCGGGTTCCCCATGATCTTTCAGGCGATGATTAATATGGCAGTTGCGGTAGAGCTGTTGCCGGTAACAGGGCAGACCCTCCCGTTGATCAGTAGTGGAGGTAGTTCGATTTGGATGACCTGTTTCTCTCTTGGGATCATCATCAGTGTGACGAAGAAAGAAGAAGAAATCGCCGAAGAGCAGGAAGAAAAAGAAAGACGAAAAGAAGCACTTCAACGATTAATTGACAAAGAATTATCAGAAGAAGATTTGCCGGCAGATGAGAAGATATACGAAGAAGAAGGGATGTATTCGATTGAGGACAATTCCAGAAATCCGATGAATGCCGTTCTAAATAAGTAA
- the rsmH gene encoding 16S rRNA (cytosine(1402)-N(4))-methyltransferase RsmH produces MTTTMEYHNPVLLHPTVDGLNIKPDGIYVDVTFGGGGHSKEILRRLGPNGKLFAFDQDEDALANALPDERFTLINENFRFIKRFLRFHGVKGVDGILADLGVSSHQFDVPERGFSTRFDAELDMRMSQKNDLNAYRVVNEYEEQDLRRVFFDYGELKNAPVLARTIVEARQGYPIKTTDELKEVLAKYLPERVRNKILAQIYQAIRIEVNQEMDVLKEFIEQSLEILNPGGRFSVISYHSLEDRLVKRFIKNGMFEGEPERDFYGNFSVPFKTIGKLIVPDDAEIKINNRARSAKLRIAEKI; encoded by the coding sequence ATGACGACGACAATGGAATATCATAATCCGGTTTTGCTTCATCCTACAGTTGATGGTTTAAATATTAAACCTGACGGCATTTATGTGGATGTTACGTTTGGAGGCGGGGGGCATTCAAAAGAAATTTTGAGACGATTAGGACCAAACGGAAAATTATTTGCTTTTGATCAGGATGAAGATGCACTTGCGAATGCATTACCAGATGAACGGTTTACCTTAATTAATGAGAATTTCAGATTCATAAAAAGATTTCTGCGTTTTCATGGTGTTAAAGGAGTAGATGGAATTTTGGCCGATTTGGGGGTTTCATCCCATCAGTTTGATGTTCCGGAAAGAGGTTTCTCGACAAGATTTGATGCTGAACTGGACATGCGGATGAGTCAGAAAAATGATTTAAATGCTTACCGGGTGGTTAACGAATATGAAGAACAGGATTTACGTCGTGTTTTTTTTGATTATGGGGAGTTGAAAAATGCTCCGGTTTTGGCAAGAACAATTGTGGAAGCCAGACAAGGTTATCCAATCAAAACGACAGATGAATTGAAAGAAGTTCTGGCAAAATATTTACCGGAAAGAGTTCGTAACAAAATATTGGCTCAAATTTATCAGGCGATCCGAATTGAGGTAAATCAGGAAATGGATGTTTTGAAAGAGTTTATCGAGCAGTCGTTAGAAATTTTAAATCCAGGTGGAAGATTTTCGGTAATCTCTTACCATTCTTTAGAAGACAGACTGGTAAAAAGATTTATCAAAAACGGAATGTTTGAAGGAGAGCCGGAAAGAGATTTTTACGGAAACTTTTCAGTACCGTTTAAAACAATCGGAAAGCTAATTGTACCGGACGATGCTGAGATCAAAATCAACAACAGAGCAAGAAGTGCAAAATTAAGGATTGCTGAGAAGATATAG